Below is a genomic region from Aurantimonas sp. HBX-1.
CCTGGGAGGGCGCCGAGGGCGGAGCCGAGGGCGGTACCGCGCAACGATGCCCAAACCGATCGTTTCGCCTCGTCGCGCGTCGGCATCATGTCGCGCCAACCTGTCTTTGGCTGGGTGATCGTCGCCCGACCGTGTGGCTCGAGGTTGTTCATCACTTCTGTCAGGCCGAACAGGGCCATGGCGACGACGATGAAACTGATACCTTCTGCCATGATTGGGACACCGAAGGTGAAGCGCATCATGCCCGAGACAATGTCCATGCCGACGAGGCCGAGCAGCAGGCCGACGAGCACCATGCCGATCGACCTCAAGAAGGAGGTGGCTGCCACCGCCGACGCGGCGACGAGGCCGAGAAGCATCATGCTGAAGTATTCGGCCGGGCCGAATTCGAGCGCGATCGAGACGATGGCGGGTGCTGCGACCCCAACGAGGACAAGGGCAATGCAGCCGCCGACGAAGGAGGCGACCGCCGACATGAATAGCGGCATCGCCGCGCGTCCCTGCTGAGCAAGAGCGTAGCCGTCGAGTGCAACGATCGCGTTGGCCGGCGTGCCCGGCAGGTTGAGGAGGATCGAGGCGGTCGAGCCGCCATACATCGCTCCATAGAATATGCCTGACAGGAGGATCAGCGCACCGAGCGGCTCGAAGCCGAAGGTGAACGGCAACAGCATCGAGATCGCGGTAACCGCGCCGAGCCCGGGCAACGCCCCTATCACCGTGCCGACGAAGACGCCAACAAAGCAGTAGAGCAGGTTCGAGAGGCTGAAGGCCGTCGCGAAACCGAGCGCGAGATTAGGAAACAGATCCATCAGAATCTCCACAAGGTCATGGGCAGGCCGAGGAACTCGACAAAGAGGAGGCTGCAACCCGCTGCCATGACTAGGGCAACGACGAGGCTGCCAAGGAGCTTTGTCTCGCGACTACCGAGTGCTGACAGGAGCACGGTGGCAACGCAGGCTGCCACCAGGCCCGCCGTCTCAAGGAGGAGGGCGAAGCTGAGGATGGCGGCAAAGAGCGCTATGACCGGCCGGACGTAAAGAGTGCCAACGAGATTGTCGCTGCGTTGCCAGACCATCTTGCCGGCGAGCGCCAGGCCCACCAGCATGAGGGCTGAACCAAGTGCTAGCGGAAAATAGCCCGGACCCATGCGCCGCGCGCTGCCGATGCCGTAATCAAGCGCGCCAACGGCGAAGAAGCCGCCGATGACAACGAACGCTGCACCGGCGAGCAAGTCCTTTTCCCTTAGTATCTTTTCCATCTCAACCTCCCCAAGTTATCGTCTGCCTCCCCGTTATGTTTCACACGTAGCAGGGGCCCTCGATCAGCGGATGCCGCCGCACAAAGTCCTCGTCGATCTCGACGCCCAGTCCCGGCCCGTCGGGAGCACGGATCTCGCCGACCGCATTGATCTCGAAGGAATGACCAGTGAGTTCCACGCGGAAAGGATTGATGCGCGTCGCGTCCGCTTCGAAAAGGCCGGCATTCTCGATACCGTTCAGCAAATGCAAGGAGGCAGCCATGTTCAGCCCGGTCATGGAGGTGTGCGGATAGAGCTTTTGCTTTCGGGCCGATGCCATGCCTGCGATTCGCAGCGTCTCGGTGATCCCGCCCGTTTTGGAAAGGTCAGGCTGTAGGACTGAGATGGCGTCGTCCCGCAGCAGTTCTGCGAATTCGAAGCGCGTGTAGTGGTTCTCCCCGGCGGCGAGCGGCGTGCGGCCAAGAGCTGCCGCCTTACGATAGGAATAGGTATCGTGGGGCGGAAATGGCTCCTCCAGCCATCCGACACGGCAGTCGTCGAGCACTGGCATCAGCATACGGATCTCATCGAGCCCGTAGGCAGCGTTGACGTCCGTAAGGATGGCGACGTCCTCCCCAAGCGCTTTGCGGACGGCGCGTACCCGCGCCGCATCCCGCTCCGGCGTGTCGCCCAGCCTGAGTTTCAGGGCACTGAAGCCCATCTCGACATATCCCTTCGCCTCCTCGGCCAGCGAGTCCGGCGCTTGGAAGCCGAGGGTAATGCCGCCTGCATAAGCGCGATGGCTACGCGCTCCTCCGCCGAGCAGCCGGTAGATCGGCCATCCGGCAGCCTTGCCGCGCACGTCCCACAAGGCAAGGTCAATGCCGCTCATCGCAATCGCCGTGCCCGCCCCGAAACCGTGGGTGGCAAAGTGTCCCTTGTACAGCCGCAGCCAGACAGCGTTGGTGTCTAGGGCGTCCATGCCGAGGATCATCGGCTTCAGCGTCGTGTCAATCAGCTTGGCGATGGCGCCAGGGGAACGCCCGTGATGCGCTTCGCCCCAACCAATGATCCCCTCGTCGGTCTGGATCTTTACCAGCACGGCGTCCCGCTTGACCATTCGGCCAACGCCCATCGTTGCCCCGCTTCCCTCGGGCAGGCGATAGGAAATGGGAAGGACAGTGACGTCGACGATTTTCATGAAGTCTCCAGTTCTTTCAGAATGTCCGGTGGCCGGGAGACATTGCGGAACCGTATCTCGCGTCCGATCTTGCAAACCGGCATTGCCCCGATTTGTCACTTCATATAACAGGTTTGGCTATTCAACATGCAAGCGCTTTTCCCGAAGGCGCGTCAAAACATCGAAGGAAAAGCGTCATGCACACCGAAACTCGCCTCCGGGCTGCAAACCGGGATCGTCTCTGGGTGCCGCTGCTGACCCACTACGCGGCCTCGGGAATGATCGACGCTCCTCGCATGTTGGCCCATCTCAGAAGCATCAGGCCGTGGGTTGGGCAGATCATGCTCGCCGGTTCCACCGGCGACGGCTGGGAACTCGGGGATGACGCCTTCGAGGCATTGATTGATCTCGCCGCTTCGCCTGAAATGCAGGCGCAAGGGCCGGACTTCCTCTTCGGTGTGCTGCGCCCGACAACCGCGGAGGTCGTGGCCCGGCTGGAGCTTCTGGAACGCAGGCTCGCTGCCGATGCCAATCTCGCTGCCAGCTTCCGGGGCGCAGTGGTCTGCCCCCCAGTCGATCCTGGCGCGAGCCAAGACGACATCATTGATCATTTCCGGCGGGTGCTGGCGTCAAGCCGCAGTCCCATCGCGGTCTACCAGCTGCCGCAGGTGACCGGCGGCGTCATTGCGGCCGAAACGCTCGCTCGCTTAGTCGCCGAGCATCCGCGCATCGTGATGTTCAAGGATAGCAGCGGCGAGGATCTTGTAGCGAAGAGCGGGCAGTCCTTCGACGGAACCGTACTCGTGCGCGGAGCGGAAGGCGATTATCTGGAGGCACTTACACCCTCTGGCCCCTACCATGGCTGGCTGCTGAGCACGGGCAACGCGTTGGGCCAACCGCTGAGACGCCTTCTGTCGCTGAAGGATGAGAATTTGGCTGAGGAGGCACGCTCA
It encodes:
- a CDS encoding tripartite tricarboxylate transporter permease, whose product is MDLFPNLALGFATAFSLSNLLYCFVGVFVGTVIGALPGLGAVTAISMLLPFTFGFEPLGALILLSGIFYGAMYGGSTASILLNLPGTPANAIVALDGYALAQQGRAAMPLFMSAVASFVGGCIALVLVGVAAPAIVSIALEFGPAEYFSMMLLGLVAASAVAATSFLRSIGMVLVGLLLGLVGMDIVSGMMRFTFGVPIMAEGISFIVVAMALFGLTEVMNNLEPHGRATITQPKTGWRDMMPTRDEAKRSVWASLRGTALGSALGALPGAGPTISSFMSYTVEQRVSRHPERFGKGAIEGVVGPEAANNAAAQTGFIPTLSLGIPGDAVGALLLGTLIIHGIQPGPMVMSRHPELFWGLIASMWIGNVLLLWINIPFIGLWVKILSIPYRLLYPAIVVFLCIGVWSVANSSFQLYLLAGLGVAGYVLSKLDCPASPLLLGLILGPMMEENLRRALLLSRGDFSTFVENPISGGILGACILLVIVTIMAEFRRGRRHAAPELEGKRSNVH
- a CDS encoding tripartite tricarboxylate transporter TctB family protein; this translates as MEKILREKDLLAGAAFVVIGGFFAVGALDYGIGSARRMGPGYFPLALGSALMLVGLALAGKMVWQRSDNLVGTLYVRPVIALFAAILSFALLLETAGLVAACVATVLLSALGSRETKLLGSLVVALVMAAGCSLLFVEFLGLPMTLWRF
- a CDS encoding mandelate racemase/muconate lactonizing enzyme family protein gives rise to the protein MKIVDVTVLPISYRLPEGSGATMGVGRMVKRDAVLVKIQTDEGIIGWGEAHHGRSPGAIAKLIDTTLKPMILGMDALDTNAVWLRLYKGHFATHGFGAGTAIAMSGIDLALWDVRGKAAGWPIYRLLGGGARSHRAYAGGITLGFQAPDSLAEEAKGYVEMGFSALKLRLGDTPERDAARVRAVRKALGEDVAILTDVNAAYGLDEIRMLMPVLDDCRVGWLEEPFPPHDTYSYRKAAALGRTPLAAGENHYTRFEFAELLRDDAISVLQPDLSKTGGITETLRIAGMASARKQKLYPHTSMTGLNMAASLHLLNGIENAGLFEADATRINPFRVELTGHSFEINAVGEIRAPDGPGLGVEIDEDFVRRHPLIEGPCYV
- a CDS encoding dihydrodipicolinate synthase family protein encodes the protein MHTETRLRAANRDRLWVPLLTHYAASGMIDAPRMLAHLRSIRPWVGQIMLAGSTGDGWELGDDAFEALIDLAASPEMQAQGPDFLFGVLRPTTAEVVARLELLERRLAADANLAASFRGAVVCPPVDPGASQDDIIDHFRRVLASSRSPIAVYQLPQVTGGVIAAETLARLVAEHPRIVMFKDSSGEDLVAKSGQSFDGTVLVRGAEGDYLEALTPSGPYHGWLLSTGNALGQPLRRLLSLKDENLAEEARSLSAEISNVVAAVFAAAQDEGGANAFSNANRAMDHLLAHGSNWHRVALPRKVNGDALSYALVEAVEEKAGGVLGLAQVGYLSDAG